The window GTATCCCGTGCACCGGCACAGGTTCCCTGATAGCTCGACCCGTACGCGCGCTTCGTCGGCTTCGGGCAAGCGAAGCACGATGTCGCGTGCCGTGGTGAGCATCCCCGGTGTGCAGAAGCCGCACTGCAGCGCATGGTGGCGCGTGAACGCCTGCCGCAAGCGGTGCATGACCGCATCATCGTCGTAGCCCTCGATGGTGGTGACCTCGCGGCCTTCGCATGCCACGGCGAACGTGATGCACGAGCGCGTGGGCTGCCCGTCGACGAGCACCGTGCAGGCGCCGCAGACGCCGTGTTCGCAGCCGAGGTGCGTGCCTGTCAGGCGGAGTTCGTCGCGCAGGAAGTCGCCAAGGTGCATCCTCGGCTCGGCCTGCCGGCTGAAACTGCGGCCGTTCACTTGAATGGAAATCGGGTCCAAGTCTTCTACTCCGCTTGATTGGGGCCGGCAAAGATGCCGGACTGCTCGAGTGCGCGCTCCACGCAGGCCGTGAAGAGCTTCAGGTCGATGGCGTCGCGTTCGGGAAGCGCGGCGCGTACAGCCCCTCGCAGTGATTCGCGCCCTGCCGCAGCGGCACCCTTGCCCGCGATCTCTGCCGCGAGCGCGGGCAGAGGAATGGGGGGGCCATCAGCGGCCCCCAGGACGATTCGCGCGCGTTTGCGCGACGCATCGAAATAGACCGCCGAACTGGCTTCTGCAAACTCACCTGGCTTGCGGCAGACCTTGTGGTATCCCCAACGCGTGGCTGGCGTCTCCGAGGGCACAACGATGGAGACGATCAATTCATCGGACTCGAGCACGGTCGTGTAGGCACCGAGCATGAAGGCGTCGGCCTCGATCGTGCGCTCACCTCGGGGTGACCTGACCACCACGCGTGCGCCGAGTGCAGCGAACGTCACCACCCAGTCGGCCGCAGGATCGGCATGCGCCAGGCTGCCTCCGACGGTACCTCGGGTACGGATCGCGCGGTAGGCGATCCCGCGTGCGACTTGGCGCATGGGATGCTCAGCCAGCGGCGGGTGCACACCATCCTCGATCTCGGCATGGGTGACGGCGGCACCGATCTCGACCCAGTCGGCCTTGCGGCTGACGGTGCGCAGACTGGGAATGTGTGCGACATCGACCACCTGTGCGGGGCGGGCCAGTCTCAAGTTCAGCATGGGGCCGAGAGACTGGCTCCCGCTCATGGTTTTCGCGGCGCCACCGCCAGCCGCCAGCGCCGCGATGGCCTCATCCACTTCGAGAACGCGCGTGTAGGCGAACTTTGGCGCTTTCATCGGGCGTGCTCCTCTTGGCGCTTCCCACTTTCGAGGGCCGTGAGCAGGCGGCGCGGCGTCAAGGGCGTCATCAGCACCTCGGCAGCACCGGTACCGCGCAAGGCGTCGTTCACGGC is drawn from Variovorax sp. PBS-H4 and contains these coding sequences:
- a CDS encoding FAD binding domain-containing protein; this encodes MKAPKFAYTRVLEVDEAIAALAAGGGAAKTMSGSQSLGPMLNLRLARPAQVVDVAHIPSLRTVSRKADWVEIGAAVTHAEIEDGVHPPLAEHPMRQVARGIAYRAIRTRGTVGGSLAHADPAADWVVTFAALGARVVVRSPRGERTIEADAFMLGAYTTVLESDELIVSIVVPSETPATRWGYHKVCRKPGEFAEASSAVYFDASRKRARIVLGAADGPPIPLPALAAEIAGKGAAAAGRESLRGAVRAALPERDAIDLKLFTACVERALEQSGIFAGPNQAE